Proteins found in one Microbacterium sp. SSM24 genomic segment:
- a CDS encoding amidohydrolase family protein — translation MTRYEPAIDVDALTAIDVHVHIEVDGHGHHSLPGDLVDAASTYFSADGPRPDLDSVAAYYRERRMAAVVFTVDAETQLGHAPISSDEVAQGAARNNDVLIPFGSVDPRRPDAVDRARRLIDDSGVRGFKFHPTVQGFDPSDERHYPLYAVLQDAGVPALFHTGQTGIGAGLPGGRGLRLGLSNPILLDPVAADFPDLQIIMAHPSVPWQDEALSVATHKHNTWIDLSGWSPKYFPDSLVRAANSYLKTRVLFGSDFPLLTPDRWRTDVEQTALKPDVMPGILKNNAVRLLGLAS, via the coding sequence ATGACGCGCTACGAACCGGCGATCGACGTCGACGCGCTGACCGCGATCGACGTGCACGTCCACATCGAGGTCGACGGACACGGGCACCACTCGCTGCCCGGAGACCTCGTCGACGCCGCCTCGACCTACTTCTCCGCCGACGGGCCGAGGCCCGACCTCGACTCGGTCGCGGCCTACTACCGCGAGCGCCGCATGGCCGCCGTCGTCTTCACCGTCGATGCGGAGACCCAGCTCGGGCACGCGCCGATCTCCAGCGACGAGGTCGCTCAGGGCGCCGCACGCAACAACGATGTGCTGATCCCGTTCGGTTCCGTCGATCCGCGGCGCCCCGACGCCGTCGACCGCGCGCGCCGCCTGATCGACGACTCAGGGGTGCGCGGCTTCAAGTTCCACCCGACCGTGCAGGGGTTCGACCCGAGCGACGAGCGGCACTACCCGCTGTACGCAGTGCTGCAGGATGCCGGTGTCCCGGCACTCTTCCACACCGGCCAGACCGGGATCGGCGCGGGTCTCCCCGGCGGCCGCGGCCTGCGGCTCGGCCTCTCGAACCCGATCCTGCTCGACCCGGTGGCCGCCGACTTCCCCGACCTGCAGATCATCATGGCCCACCCCTCGGTCCCGTGGCAGGACGAAGCGCTCTCGGTCGCGACCCACAAGCACAACACCTGGATCGACCTGTCGGGCTGGAGCCCGAAGTACTTCCCGGACTCGCTCGTGCGCGCCGCGAACTCGTACCTGAAGACCCGCGTGCTGTTCGGCAGCGACTTCCCGCTGCTCACCCCCGACCGGTGGCGCACGGACGTCGAGCAGACCGCGCTCAAGCCGGACGTCATGCCGGGAATCCTCAAGAACAACGCCGTGCGCCTGCTCGGCCTGGCGTCCTGA
- a CDS encoding MaoC family dehydratase: MTTTIAYDAISGLAGTDLGWSEWLEVTQDRVNLFADATDDHQWIHTDPERAKDGPFGAAIAHGFLSLSLAVKFWTELLDVTDVTTKVNYGLDKVRFISPVTVGARVRMNAVVAEVTEIPGGYQLVVDQTIEIEGGSKPAVVARGLYRFYA, translated from the coding sequence ATGACCACCACCATCGCCTACGACGCGATCTCCGGCCTCGCCGGCACCGACCTCGGCTGGTCCGAGTGGCTCGAGGTCACGCAGGACCGCGTGAACCTCTTCGCCGACGCGACCGACGACCACCAGTGGATCCACACCGACCCGGAGCGCGCGAAGGACGGGCCCTTCGGCGCCGCGATCGCGCACGGGTTCCTGTCGCTGTCTCTCGCGGTGAAGTTCTGGACCGAGCTGCTCGACGTGACCGACGTGACCACCAAGGTCAACTACGGCCTCGACAAGGTGCGCTTCATCTCGCCCGTCACGGTCGGTGCGCGCGTGCGGATGAACGCCGTCGTCGCCGAGGTGACCGAGATCCCCGGCGGGTACCAGCTCGTGGTCGACCAGACGATCGAGATCGAGGGCGGCTCGAAGCCGGCCGTGGTCGCACGCGGGCTGTACCGCTTCTACGCCTGA
- a CDS encoding SDR family NAD(P)-dependent oxidoreductase translates to MSLQDKVAIVTGSGRGLGLAYAQELARQGASVVINDVDEATAAEAVASIEALGGRAVAVVAPVGPTETAQKLVAAAVESFGRLDILVTNAGVLRDTVLWKMSDDDFDTVITVHLRGTFTCVREAATWMRENEVAGRIICIGSPTGQRGNFGQTNYAAAKAGIVGMVRTWALELKRAGITANAVIPVAATAMTATVPYFAAAVEADAAGEPMPAFFRHDLGFGTSDDVAGLIAYLASDAAAGITGQAIGIGGDRLQLWSHPEAVFTTYREGGWSSEALDEEAAEIFDGRQQSVGEKFPPLPAELERPKA, encoded by the coding sequence ATGTCACTGCAGGACAAAGTCGCCATCGTCACCGGATCCGGCCGCGGGCTGGGCCTGGCCTACGCGCAGGAACTGGCGCGGCAGGGAGCATCCGTCGTCATCAACGACGTCGACGAGGCCACCGCCGCCGAAGCGGTCGCCTCCATCGAGGCACTGGGCGGCCGCGCGGTCGCCGTGGTCGCACCGGTCGGTCCGACCGAAACCGCCCAGAAGCTCGTGGCCGCCGCCGTCGAGAGCTTCGGCCGCCTCGACATCCTCGTTACCAACGCCGGCGTGCTGCGCGACACCGTGCTGTGGAAGATGAGCGACGACGACTTCGATACCGTCATCACCGTGCACCTCCGCGGCACCTTCACGTGCGTGCGCGAGGCCGCGACCTGGATGCGCGAGAACGAGGTCGCCGGCCGCATCATCTGCATCGGCTCCCCCACCGGTCAGCGCGGCAACTTCGGCCAGACCAACTACGCCGCAGCCAAGGCCGGCATCGTCGGCATGGTCCGCACGTGGGCGCTCGAGCTCAAGCGCGCCGGCATCACCGCGAACGCCGTCATCCCGGTCGCCGCCACCGCCATGACGGCGACCGTCCCCTACTTCGCCGCCGCCGTCGAGGCCGACGCCGCCGGCGAGCCCATGCCCGCCTTCTTCCGACACGACCTCGGCTTCGGCACCTCCGACGACGTGGCCGGGCTCATCGCGTACCTCGCATCGGACGCCGCAGCCGGCATCACCGGCCAGGCGATCGGCATCGGCGGAGACCGTCTGCAGCTGTGGTCCCACCCCGAGGCCGTCTTCACGACCTACCGCGAGGGCGGCTGGTCGTCCGAGGCGCTCGACGAGGAGGCCGCCGAGATCTTCGACGGCCGCCAGCAGTCCGTGGGCGAGAAGTTCCCGCCGCTTCCCGCCGAGCTGGAGCGCCCGAAGGCCTGA
- the menE gene encoding o-succinylbenzoate--CoA ligase, whose translation MQTHGLGSWLPRRRLRNPDKTALIHGDGQQLSYAQLAHTAEQISAILAEHGIRDGDRVAYLGENSPEFLATLFGTVRIGAVFVPINTRLAAPEIRHVLADSGATVLLHDPEFTDRLAPVLETLDVQVVQTGASGRHGASGLSRLLATAREVPAAVETSPQHPAAIVYTSGTTGRAKGAVLTHGNLTAVALNCIVDYDVDSNDVALMISPLFHVASLGMGALPVMLKGATLVLEKGFEAGRALDLIEQHAVTMMSGVPTTYQLIADHPSWSTTDVSTLRRLTCGGSAVPSRIIEAFEARGLAFTQGYGMTETSPGATSLSPAMTRAKAGSVGLPHFFTDVRVAAEDGSPAPTGEIGEIQIWGPNVFAGYHGLPDASAAAFTPDGWFRSGDLGRLDEDGYLYIADRLKDMIISGGENIYPAEVENVLTGLEGVTGAAVIGVPDDRWGEVPIAVVTVRDGVRVDTDTVRAALTDRIARYKIPTRVIVVADLPRTASGKVRKNDLRERYGAG comes from the coding sequence ATGCAGACTCACGGACTCGGATCCTGGCTCCCCCGCCGCCGTCTCAGGAACCCCGACAAGACCGCGCTGATCCACGGCGATGGGCAGCAGCTGTCGTACGCCCAGCTCGCGCACACCGCAGAGCAGATCTCCGCGATCCTGGCCGAGCACGGCATCCGCGACGGCGACCGCGTCGCCTATCTCGGTGAGAACAGTCCCGAGTTCCTCGCGACGCTCTTCGGCACGGTGCGGATCGGGGCCGTGTTCGTCCCGATCAACACCCGCCTGGCCGCTCCCGAGATCCGCCACGTGCTGGCCGACTCCGGCGCGACCGTGCTGCTGCACGACCCCGAGTTCACCGACAGGCTGGCGCCGGTGCTCGAGACGCTGGACGTCCAGGTCGTGCAGACGGGAGCATCCGGTCGCCACGGCGCCTCCGGGCTCAGCCGCCTGCTCGCCACCGCGCGCGAGGTGCCGGCTGCGGTGGAGACCTCACCGCAGCATCCCGCCGCCATCGTCTACACCTCCGGCACCACCGGGCGGGCGAAGGGCGCGGTGCTCACCCACGGCAACCTGACCGCCGTCGCTCTCAACTGCATCGTGGACTACGACGTCGACTCGAACGACGTCGCCCTCATGATCTCGCCCCTCTTCCACGTCGCCTCGCTCGGCATGGGGGCGCTCCCCGTGATGCTCAAGGGCGCGACACTCGTGCTCGAGAAGGGCTTCGAGGCCGGTCGCGCGCTCGACCTGATCGAGCAGCACGCGGTGACGATGATGTCGGGCGTGCCGACCACGTACCAGCTCATCGCCGACCACCCGTCGTGGTCCACGACCGATGTGTCGACCCTGCGCCGGCTGACGTGCGGCGGCTCGGCCGTGCCGTCGCGCATCATCGAGGCCTTCGAGGCGCGCGGCCTGGCGTTCACCCAGGGCTACGGCATGACCGAGACCTCGCCGGGCGCGACCTCGCTGTCGCCGGCGATGACCCGCGCGAAGGCCGGGAGCGTGGGGCTGCCGCACTTCTTCACCGACGTGCGCGTCGCCGCGGAGGACGGCTCGCCTGCGCCCACGGGCGAGATCGGCGAGATCCAGATCTGGGGCCCGAACGTGTTCGCGGGCTACCACGGGCTTCCGGATGCCTCGGCCGCCGCCTTCACGCCCGACGGCTGGTTCCGCTCCGGCGATCTGGGCCGCCTCGACGAGGACGGCTACCTCTACATCGCCGACCGGCTCAAAGACATGATCATCTCGGGCGGCGAGAACATCTATCCGGCCGAGGTCGAGAACGTCCTCACCGGGCTCGAGGGCGTGACCGGCGCCGCGGTCATAGGCGTCCCGGACGACCGCTGGGGCGAAGTCCCGATCGCCGTCGTGACCGTGCGCGACGGTGTCCGCGTCGACACCGACACCGTCCGCGCCGCGCTGACCGATCGGATCGCGCGCTACAAGATCCCCACGCGTGTGATCGTCGTCGCCGACCTCCCCCGCACCGCGTCGGGCAAGGTGCGCAAGAACGACCTGCGCGAGCGGTACGGCGCGGGCTGA
- a CDS encoding 4-hydroxybenzoate 3-monooxygenase, with the protein MSTIRTRVAIVGAGPAGLLLSHLLAASGIDSIVIDKRSREEIESTIRAGILEQETVRVLTESGASDRVNTVGSRHDGIELRFDGQGHRIDFPSLTGRAVWLYPQHEVLKDLIAARLAAGQDIRFETSAVRAEAVDSDRPVVTATSLDGEELRIEAEFVVGADGSRSVVREAVTGASREGGFFREYPFAWFGILCEAPPSAHELIYSNSPDGFALISQRSPTVQRMYFQCDPDADPNALSDAQIWDTLQARVPGTTLAEGPIFQRDVLRFRSFVAHELRRGRAALVGDAAHTVPPTGAKGMNLAVADVVLLERALRALLLDDDERLIDGYAERALKRIWKAQHFSWWMTSMLHVTAEASDFDRLRQLGELRSVVESVAGQTYLAEAYTGWLHEA; encoded by the coding sequence ATGTCCACCATCCGCACCCGTGTCGCCATCGTCGGCGCCGGCCCCGCCGGGCTGCTGCTCTCGCACCTGCTCGCGGCATCCGGCATCGACTCGATCGTGATCGACAAGCGCAGCCGGGAGGAGATCGAGTCGACGATCCGGGCTGGCATCCTCGAACAGGAGACGGTGCGCGTGCTCACCGAGTCCGGCGCGTCGGACCGGGTGAACACCGTGGGGAGCCGCCACGACGGCATCGAGCTGCGCTTCGACGGTCAGGGTCATCGCATCGACTTCCCCAGTCTCACCGGTCGTGCCGTGTGGCTCTATCCCCAGCACGAGGTGCTGAAGGACCTCATCGCGGCGCGGCTTGCTGCCGGGCAGGACATCAGGTTCGAGACGAGCGCGGTCCGCGCCGAGGCTGTCGATTCGGATCGGCCGGTCGTGACAGCGACGAGTCTCGACGGCGAGGAGCTGCGGATCGAGGCGGAGTTCGTCGTCGGCGCTGACGGGTCGCGCAGCGTCGTGCGCGAAGCGGTCACAGGCGCCTCGCGGGAAGGCGGATTCTTCCGCGAGTACCCGTTCGCGTGGTTCGGGATCCTGTGCGAGGCGCCGCCCAGCGCCCATGAGCTGATCTACAGCAACTCGCCCGACGGGTTCGCGCTGATCAGCCAGCGCAGTCCAACGGTGCAGCGGATGTACTTCCAGTGCGACCCCGACGCAGACCCGAACGCGCTGTCGGACGCGCAGATCTGGGACACGCTGCAGGCGCGCGTTCCCGGCACGACCCTGGCCGAGGGGCCGATCTTCCAGCGGGATGTGCTGCGGTTCCGCAGCTTCGTCGCCCACGAGCTGCGCCGCGGACGTGCCGCCCTGGTCGGCGACGCGGCCCACACCGTGCCGCCGACCGGCGCGAAGGGCATGAACCTCGCGGTGGCGGATGTCGTGCTCCTCGAACGCGCGCTGCGCGCACTGCTGCTCGACGACGACGAGCGCCTCATCGACGGCTACGCCGAGCGGGCGCTGAAGCGCATCTGGAAGGCGCAGCACTTCTCGTGGTGGATGACGAGCATGTTGCACGTCACGGCCGAGGCATCCGACTTCGACCGCCTGCGTCAGCTGGGCGAGCTGCGCTCGGTCGTGGAGTCCGTGGCGGGTCAGACGTACCTCGCCGAGGCCTACACCGGGTGGCTGCACGAGGCATGA
- a CDS encoding MarR family winged helix-turn-helix transcriptional regulator: MTSAGTDERESTTRLDDDLSFLIARANALSIAAGNAALADFGLRVRSYSVLSMAAEAVGPSQREISDHLRLDPSQVVALVDDLQGRELVERRPDSRDRRANVVVATAAGRTLLAEARAAVLGAERALHSQLADDDRAVLVELLRRIAFSG, encoded by the coding sequence ATGACGAGCGCAGGGACCGACGAGCGAGAGTCGACGACCCGCCTCGATGATGATCTGAGCTTCCTGATCGCGCGCGCCAACGCGCTGTCGATCGCCGCCGGCAACGCCGCCCTCGCCGACTTCGGCCTGCGGGTGCGCTCCTACTCGGTGCTCTCGATGGCGGCGGAAGCGGTGGGGCCCTCGCAGCGCGAGATCTCCGACCACCTGCGCCTCGACCCGAGCCAGGTCGTCGCGCTCGTCGACGACCTGCAGGGGCGCGAACTCGTCGAACGGCGGCCCGATTCGCGAGACCGTCGCGCGAATGTGGTCGTGGCGACGGCGGCAGGACGCACGCTGCTCGCCGAAGCGCGCGCTGCCGTGCTGGGTGCCGAGCGCGCGCTCCACTCGCAGCTCGCCGACGATGATCGCGCGGTGCTGGTGGAACTGCTGCGCAGAATCGCCTTCTCCGGCTGA
- a CDS encoding HNH endonuclease signature motif containing protein: protein MDALADTLQQVERLLGDAATGVFDGAGLRAADDPELLGLLAQVAAVSRLVDAVLVGVVGEVVVRADAAPHAERITTVHGCRSVKELVQRVTRQSSRTVAEVLRGAGAVAQPVAPTTGEVLPAAYPAMREALASGAVGVDGLAAVVAALDGAGCAAQARRAAEAELAAAARGAGCDGAPPPGADELRVQAQVWAMFLDQDGAEPRETRALRKRGLTLGVCRDGLVPIRGQLLPEVAGQLETLFHAILNPKGDGPETPTGPHFTVVDTAVDTVVDDAGVPGVPAGWDDREAPFEDQADPRTRVQRQHDAFATILTVAARSAEAPTIGGAAPTLVVSVTEQDLRTGTGHAHLDGCDEPVPLTVARHVACTGTIQRVTSDQTGRIRAIHTIDRVFGPHQRKAITLRDGGCIIPGCHVPAAWCEIHHVHEHAHGGPTHTDNGASCEYALS from the coding sequence ATGGACGCCCTCGCCGACACCCTGCAGCAGGTGGAACGCCTGCTTGGCGACGCGGCCACCGGGGTGTTCGACGGTGCCGGGTTGCGCGCAGCGGACGATCCTGAGTTGTTGGGGTTGTTGGCGCAGGTCGCCGCGGTCTCACGGCTGGTCGACGCGGTGCTGGTGGGGGTGGTGGGTGAGGTGGTGGTGCGGGCGGATGCTGCGCCGCACGCGGAGCGGATCACCACCGTGCACGGCTGCCGGTCGGTGAAGGAATTGGTGCAGCGGGTGACCCGGCAGTCGTCCCGGACTGTCGCGGAGGTGCTGCGCGGCGCGGGCGCGGTGGCCCAGCCGGTCGCGCCGACGACGGGCGAGGTGCTGCCCGCGGCGTATCCGGCGATGCGTGAGGCGCTCGCCTCGGGAGCGGTCGGGGTCGACGGGCTCGCCGCGGTGGTGGCTGCGTTGGACGGGGCGGGGTGTGCGGCCCAGGCGCGGCGGGCGGCCGAGGCGGAGCTGGCCGCGGCCGCCCGCGGTGCCGGGTGCGATGGGGCACCACCACCGGGCGCGGATGAGTTGCGGGTGCAGGCGCAGGTGTGGGCGATGTTCCTGGACCAGGACGGTGCCGAACCCCGCGAGACCCGGGCGCTGCGCAAACGAGGACTGACCCTCGGGGTGTGCCGGGACGGACTGGTCCCCATCCGCGGGCAGCTGCTGCCCGAAGTCGCCGGGCAACTCGAAACCCTCTTCCACGCCATCCTCAACCCCAAGGGCGACGGACCCGAAACACCCACCGGACCGCACTTCACCGTCGTCGACACCGCCGTCGACACCGTCGTCGACGACGCGGGGGTGCCGGGGGTGCCGGCGGGGTGGGATGACCGGGAGGCGCCGTTCGAGGATCAGGCTGATCCGCGTACCCGGGTGCAGCGGCAGCACGACGCGTTCGCGACGATCCTGACGGTCGCGGCCCGCTCCGCCGAAGCGCCGACGATCGGGGGCGCCGCCCCCACGCTCGTGGTCTCCGTCACCGAGCAGGACCTGCGCACCGGGACCGGGCACGCGCACCTCGACGGCTGTGACGAACCCGTCCCCCTCACCGTGGCCCGCCACGTCGCCTGCACCGGCACGATCCAACGCGTCACCAGCGACCAGACCGGCCGGATCCGCGCGATCCACACCATCGACCGGGTCTTCGGGCCGCACCAGCGCAAAGCCATCACCCTCCGCGACGGCGGCTGCATCATCCCCGGCTGCCACGTCCCGGCCGCATGGTGCGAGATCCACCACGTCCACGAACACGCCCACGGCGGACCCACCCACACCGACAACGGTGCAAGTTGTGAATACGCCCTCTCGTAG
- a CDS encoding recombinase family protein yields the protein MNKPRSAAIYARISSDPTGQALGVQRQLEDCRKLAEDRGWTVAAEYVDNDVSAYSGKQRPEYARMLTDIRDGLRDAVLVHNMDRLTRRPVELEEFVAVCERAGVRQVNTVTADVDLGTDDGLFMARIFAAFAAKESGRKSERLRRKARQNAELGRPGGGANRPFGYEADKITVNPVEAEIIREIAGRYIAGESARSLAAELEERGIPTSSGAAWRSTTVRGILRAPRIAGLRSHHGEAVAEAIWEPIITREQHEQIMAASATKQAAGRRAPRRYLLSGMLRCGKCGGKLFSSARGQERRYVCMSGADHRGCGGITVAAPPVEEWLTAAVLYRLDTADMQAVLTGQRADDARHGELAADHDRLRARMEELGQMFAEGEISRLEWKAARDPLEHQITATDQQIARLAGSSTLEAIVGQGVALTAGWEGMNLERQHAIMRAVLDYAIIMPATKLGRFDPERISPVWVL from the coding sequence ATGAACAAGCCCCGCTCGGCAGCGATCTACGCGCGCATCTCGTCGGACCCTACCGGGCAGGCTCTCGGTGTGCAGCGACAGCTCGAAGACTGCCGCAAGCTCGCAGAGGATCGCGGATGGACGGTGGCCGCGGAGTACGTCGACAACGATGTGTCCGCGTACTCCGGGAAGCAGCGCCCGGAGTATGCGCGGATGCTGACCGACATTCGCGACGGGCTGCGCGATGCCGTGCTGGTTCACAACATGGACCGGCTCACACGGCGACCGGTTGAGCTCGAGGAGTTCGTGGCCGTGTGCGAGCGGGCGGGAGTGCGCCAGGTCAACACCGTGACCGCGGATGTGGATCTCGGGACCGATGACGGTTTGTTCATGGCGCGGATCTTCGCCGCGTTCGCCGCGAAGGAGTCCGGGCGGAAGTCGGAGAGGCTACGACGTAAGGCCCGCCAGAACGCCGAGCTAGGTAGGCCCGGTGGTGGAGCGAATCGCCCCTTTGGATACGAGGCCGACAAGATCACCGTCAACCCCGTCGAGGCCGAGATCATCCGCGAAATCGCGGGACGCTACATCGCGGGCGAGTCGGCGCGGTCGCTGGCCGCGGAACTCGAGGAGCGCGGCATCCCGACCTCGAGCGGCGCCGCCTGGCGATCAACGACCGTGCGCGGCATCCTCCGCGCACCCCGGATCGCGGGCCTGCGATCGCACCACGGGGAAGCGGTCGCGGAGGCGATATGGGAGCCGATCATCACCCGTGAGCAGCACGAGCAGATCATGGCCGCGTCAGCGACCAAGCAAGCCGCAGGACGCAGAGCGCCACGCCGCTACCTGTTGTCGGGGATGCTCAGGTGCGGGAAGTGCGGCGGCAAGCTGTTCTCGTCGGCACGCGGCCAGGAGCGACGGTACGTGTGCATGTCCGGGGCGGACCACCGGGGATGTGGCGGCATCACGGTTGCCGCCCCACCAGTAGAGGAATGGCTGACCGCAGCGGTGCTTTACCGACTCGACACTGCGGACATGCAGGCCGTTCTCACCGGGCAGCGTGCAGACGACGCACGGCACGGGGAACTTGCCGCCGACCACGACCGGCTACGCGCCCGAATGGAAGAACTTGGGCAGATGTTCGCAGAAGGCGAGATCTCACGCCTGGAATGGAAAGCGGCCCGGGACCCGCTCGAGCATCAGATCACCGCGACCGACCAGCAGATCGCGCGGCTTGCCGGATCGAGCACACTCGAAGCAATCGTCGGGCAAGGCGTCGCCCTCACCGCGGGGTGGGAAGGGATGAACCTCGAGCGACAGCACGCGATCATGCGTGCGGTGTTGGACTACGCGATCATCATGCCCGCGACGAAACTGGGACGGTTCGATCCCGAGCGGATCAGCCCAGTGTGGGTGCTGTAG